The genomic stretch GGCCGTGGAATCGCTGCGGCGGCTCGCGGACCACATTGGCGAGGACCTGGAGTTGGCCAAGTGTCTTCACGCCCAGGGACTGGACGTGGTGCTGAGCAGCGCCCCGGCGGTGGTGCCTTTGGACGCCGAGGTGCCCTGGGCGGCGCCCCTGTCGCGCTTCACGCGCTGGATGCAGGTACTGGCCAGTCACCGGCCCGCGCTGTATCCCACGGTGCCGCTGCTCTTCACGCCGACGCTGCCGCTGACGGTGCTGGCCGCGGCGCTGGGGTCGCCGGTGCTGGCGGGCTCGGTGGCGGGACTGGTGGCCGTGCGGACCTTGCTGTCGCTTCGGTTGGCCGGGCTCCACGCGCCGGTGGCGGACGCGGGGAGGGCCTACGCGGTGACGGACTGGTTGTTGGGCGAAGCGCTCTTGCTGGCTGCTTTCCTGCGCTCGCTGTGGCAGCAGGGCACGGTGACGTGGCGGGGGCAGACCTATGCGTTGCGCCCCGGAGGTCAAATGGTACGGGTGGCTCCGGAGCTGAGTGGAGGACCGGGATGACGTACGCGCGATTCCTTGGGTTGTTCGTGGTGGTGCCCATTCTCTTCCTGGCGTGGCGCTACCGCCGCACCTTCACGGCCAGGAGCCTGGCGCCCATGGGGCTCCTGCTCATCGTCGTGTACGCGGCGACGTCGCCCTGGGACAACCTGGCGGTGAAGTGGGGCCTGTGGGGCTTCGACCCCGAGCGCATCTGGGGCATCAAGCTGGGGTACCTGCCTCTGGAGGAGTACCTCTTCTTCGGCCTGCAGACGCTGCTGGTGGGGCTGTGGGCCCGGGCCCGGCTGGCGCGTGCGTTGGCGCCGGATGCCCAGGCGACTCGGCCCGCGGCGGAGACGGGTGAGCGCCGCGACGGTGCGCTGACGGCTCGGGAGGTGGCGCCATGATGGAGACGAAGTGGGCATACCTCATCCACCTGTTGGGCTGGACGCTGCCGGTCATCGCCTTCCAGTTGGTGGTGCTGGTGCGCCACTACAAGGAACGCTCCGGGGCGGTGCTCAAGGCGGTGCTGCCGCCGGCTTTCATCATGGGGCTGTACCTGTCCATCGCGGACCACCTGGCCATCTCCACCGGCATCTGGAACTTCGGTGAAGGCAAGCACCTGGGCGTGTACCTGGGCGTGGTGCCGCTGGAAGAGCTGCTCTTCTTCGTGATTACCAGCGTGTTGGTGTCGCTGGGCCTGGCGCTGTTCACCGGGTTGGTGTCGCTGCTGGGGGAGGCCCGGGCGTCGTGATTCACGCGGCGAAAGGTGGCCCGCTGGGCTGGGCGTGGGACCGGTACATCGGATGGAAGTTCCGCTCGGCGTTCCGGGGATTGTGGGTGCGTGGGACGCTGCCGGTGGGAGGTCCGGGCCGGCTGGTGTACCTGAACCACTCCAACTGGTGGGACGGCTTCGTGCTCAACCAGCTCTGCCAGACGGCGGGTTGGGACGGCTACTGCCTCATGGATGAGGAGAACCTGCGCCGCTATCGCTTCCTCACACGCATTGGCGCCTTCAGCATCCGGCGCAAGGACGCGACGTCACCGGTGGCGTCGCTGCGCTACGCGAAGGAGCTGCTGCGCAGGCCCCGCGCGGTGGTGTTCGTCTTCCCGGAGGGCGAGCACCGCCCCTTCGGCGTGCTCCCACTGCGACTGGAGCGGGGCGTGGAGCTGCTGGCGCGGGTGTCGAAGGTGGAGTGCCTGCCCATTGCGGTGCGCTACGGCTTCTTCGAGCACGAACGTCCAGACGTGTTGCTGGAGGTGGGCACCCCGCATTCGCCCGGCGACATGTCCGTCTTCCAGGAGGGATTGGAGACGGTGGTGCGGCGACTGGCGGCGGTGACGTCCATGGAGGGCTTCACGCGCAGGGTGTCCGGTGCGCGAGGCGTGGCGGAGCGCTGGGACGCGGCCCGGGGGCTGGCGTCATGACGTTGCGCATCCGCACCATCGCGCGCATGACGGGCATCCGCGAGGCGACGCTGCGCGCCTGGGAGCGGCGCTACGGCTTCCCGCGCCCGCTGCGCAGCGAGGGCAACAACTACCGCGTCTATTCGCGCGAGGAGGTGGATGCCGTCCGCCGTGTGGCCCGGCTCATCCAGGAGGAAGGCCTGTCGGTGAGCGAGGCCATCGCCCAGGTGAAGACGGAGCCGCCGCGTGAGCAGCCCGAAGCCGAGCGCCTGAGCGAGCGCTTCTGGTCCTCCGTGGGGGCCCTGGAAGGGGACGAGGTGACGCGCGTGCTGGATGACGCGCAGACCGTCATGGAGGTGGAGGCCTACTGTGACTGCTTCCTGCTGCCCCTGCTGCGGGAGATGGGCGTGCGGCTGGACGTCGCGCGGGAGCACCTGGCCTCCGCCCTCATCCGCCAGCGCCTGCGGCAGGTGTATGACACCCTGCTCCCCACGCCTGCCGGCCCCCGTGCCCTGCTCGCCTGTCCGGCGGGGGACCACCATGAAGGCGGCCTGCTGGTGCTGGGCATCCACCTCAAGCGCAAGGGGTGGCGGGTGACGATGCTGGGCGCGGACACCCCGGCGGCGGCGCTGCAGGGGGCTTGCGTGCAGGTGCGGCCGGACGTGGTGGCGCTGTCCTTCGTGCGCGCCCGTGCGCCGGAGGAGTTCGCGTCCGTCCTGGAAGA from Myxococcus xanthus encodes the following:
- a CDS encoding MerR family transcriptional regulator, coding for MTLRIRTIARMTGIREATLRAWERRYGFPRPLRSEGNNYRVYSREEVDAVRRVARLIQEEGLSVSEAIAQVKTEPPREQPEAERLSERFWSSVGALEGDEVTRVLDDAQTVMEVEAYCDCFLLPLLREMGVRLDVAREHLASALIRQRLRQVYDTLLPTPAGPRALLACPAGDHHEGGLLVLGIHLKRKGWRVTMLGADTPAAALQGACVQVRPDVVALSFVRARAPEEFASVLEDALRACAPFPVVVGGLGAREHLKAIFSLGAQYAESSEELVAIWNQVRNAQNRP
- a CDS encoding lycopene cyclase domain-containing protein, whose product is MTYARFLGLFVVVPILFLAWRYRRTFTARSLAPMGLLLIVVYAATSPWDNLAVKWGLWGFDPERIWGIKLGYLPLEEYLFFGLQTLLVGLWARARLARALAPDAQATRPAAETGERRDGALTAREVAP
- a CDS encoding lysophospholipid acyltransferase family protein, translating into MIHAAKGGPLGWAWDRYIGWKFRSAFRGLWVRGTLPVGGPGRLVYLNHSNWWDGFVLNQLCQTAGWDGYCLMDEENLRRYRFLTRIGAFSIRRKDATSPVASLRYAKELLRRPRAVVFVFPEGEHRPFGVLPLRLERGVELLARVSKVECLPIAVRYGFFEHERPDVLLEVGTPHSPGDMSVFQEGLETVVRRLAAVTSMEGFTRRVSGARGVAERWDAARGLAS
- a CDS encoding lycopene cyclase domain-containing protein — its product is MMETKWAYLIHLLGWTLPVIAFQLVVLVRHYKERSGAVLKAVLPPAFIMGLYLSIADHLAISTGIWNFGEGKHLGVYLGVVPLEELLFFVITSVLVSLGLALFTGLVSLLGEARAS